A single Cottoperca gobio chromosome 7, fCotGob3.1, whole genome shotgun sequence DNA region contains:
- the rhoab gene encoding rho-related GTP-binding protein RhoA-B: MAAIRKKLVIVGDGACGKTCLLIVFSKDQFPEVYVPTVFENYVADIEVDGKQVELALWDTAGQEDYDRLRPLSYPDTDVILMCFSIDSPDSLENIPEKWTPEVKHFCPNVPIILVGNKKDLRNDEHTRRELAKMKQEPVKSEEGRDMAGRIAAFGYMECSAKTKDGVREVFEMATRAALQARRGKKSNKCVVL, from the exons ATGGCAGCCATCCGTAAGAAGCTGGTGATAGTGGGGGATGGAGCTTGTGGAAAGACCTGCCTTCTGATTGTCTTCAGCAAGGATCAGTTCCCTGAGGTCTACGTCCCCACAGTGTTTGAGAATTACGTTGCTGACATAGAGGTGGATGGCAAACAG GTGGAGCTGGCTCTCTGGGATACTGCGGGTCAGGAGGACTATGACAGGCTGAGACCTCTCTCCTATCCAGACACTGACGTCATCCTCATGTGCTTCTCCATAGACAGCCCTGACAGCTTGG AAAACATTCCAGAGAAGTGGACCCCAGAGGTCAAACACTTCTGTCCCAACGTTCCCATCATCCTGGTAGGAAACAAGAAAGACCTGCGCAACGATGAGCACACACGCCGAGAGCTGGCCAAGATGAAGCAG GAGCCAGTAAAGTCAGAGGAGGGACGGGACATGGCCGGTCGCATTGCAGCTTTCGGTTACATGGAGTGCTCTGCTAAGACCAAGGATGGCGTGCGGGAGGTGTTCGAGATGGCCACCAGGGCAGCGCTGCAGGCCCGCCGCGGAAAGAAGAGCAATAAATGTGTAGTGCTGTAA